gtgtaaatTGTAGTCAAagtattaaatgtcattttacttgtataatgacaataaaaaacattcaatttagtTCATTAAAGCTTCACCAAAAAGGCCAtagataacaacaaacaaaagaataacaataaataatcctAAATAAgtcatgaataaataagtagtcaacataacaaacaaatggatTAATAGTTCATAAATAATACTATATAatcgataaataagtagtcaacacaacaacaaatagataaataaccaataaatacatAGTAAGTAGTAGTCAAGTTGTAGTtagcatagataagtagtcaacataaataagttgtCACATAAAATAGTAATGTAAAATAccgtaaaatttaaaaagaagagccttttttaaatggcaGCCATTTGTGTGGGTTATGACACGGAGGGAAAAGGCGCTTTAAATCTATCCACGGTCATTTGGGAAACTATAAAGTCAGAGGCGGCGGCGTGGGTTGCCACTTGAATGAACGCAGCGACCCCAATCTTGACTGGCTGTTACGTTCCATCAAATCTTCCATATATAACCAGTGGCGCCGGCCGGCCATTGTAGATCACGCACGCTCCAACGAATGGTCGCTTAACCACTGCCTCTATCCCACCCACCGAGGGAGGACACATCCAACTACGTACTATCAAACTCAATATGCCGTCTATCCAAGTGGCGGTTTGGTGGGCGAGTGGATAGGGAGTtaggctcgcagttctggggttctgggttcgatcctGGGTTGGTCATTgatgtgtggggtttgcatgttctctctgggatCGGTGGGTATTTTTTACGGGTACTCCGCTtacctcccacatcctaaaaagaTGGATGCTAAGCTAGGTAGCTAGCTGGAGATAGCTTGACTTATATCTGAATATGGACCAAATCTGGACCTAGATTTTATCCAAACCGGTTTAAggatgatctaaaaaaaataataataaactctGGCACTGTAGGTTTTTATCTggtcatcccgtatttgggaatttTCAATGTCACAatagcaaaagggtgagaatacagacacagaaaaagctTTTAGCTTCAGAACTAGTACCAAATGGATGTCAGTACGACTGATTTTGGTGCAATTTGGGCCAGGCGTCAcccatatttttaatttatttaatttttttcctgctttcaGGCTGCAAGGAGTGTTGCGAACGATGCGTGGGCAGCCTGCCCTGGGCGTCCCTCATCGCCACCGTTCTCCTCTTCATGGGCGTGGCCCTGTTTTGCGGATGCGGTCACGAGGCCCTGAGCGGTACCGTCACCATCCTCCAGAACTACTTTGAGGTCATCAGAGCCCCCGGACAAACGTTGGACGTCTTCACCATGTGAGTGACCGTACCATAACCCAAAGCCAACATGGATGAGCTCACCTGGTGGAAGAGTGATGTTGATTTTGTGTTTGCAGTATCGACATCCTGAAGTACATCATCTACGGTCTGGCGGCTGGATTCTTTGTCTTTGGAGTCCTGTTGCTGGTGGAAGCCTTTTTCACCACCGGAGCCATTCGGGATCTGTATGGAGAGTTCAAGATTACCGCCTGTGGACGATGCCTGACTGCTTTTGTAAGAAATAAACATTtcggtcgtcttatattcaggccaaaaACCTAGTTTGGGACAGTCGGTTTTGGCTCTAGGCACTCTTAGTTTGGACATATGCCttgaaatttggattttttttatgaagtttttccattttcttagACATGGGAGGCTCTGTGGCATTTAGGAAAGGTCAAAGGGCAAAACAAAAGGAATGCTAAGAAAGAATAGTCATTAGAAGTCTTTCGAGCTAATGCCTGGGACTCAAGTTTTAGCATTTAGTGGATTAACTTTTTCATTAACCTTTGGGCCGTCGGTCTCTGGTTATATTTCCActggaagatgtttttttcttatcttgtaGGCAGTTGAGTTCCCGTAATAATGTAGTTTCTGACCAAAGCGATAGCTAATTAGCGCGCCGCAAACGTAGTCATTTTGAATTGGATGAATTTTGACAAAGTGAAAAAGacaattcaatttcaaaatagtAGCGATAGAAATGCTAATGATGAAGCCTTCACAAAAGTATTATAGGTTTAAAGTTTTATTCGTATTtgccaaaataaatacataaaaacataaataaataaactttaaatGGTGACTGGAGGACCCACGTGGACctttttgattgaattttgGATCGTCCTTTGACATGCTGTTTTTCCTGTGGTGTCCTCCAGCTGATGTTCCTGGCCTACCTGTTCTTCCTGGTGTGGTTGGGCGTGACGGCTTTCACCAGCCTGCCCGTCTTCATGTACTTCAACGTGTGGTCCATGTGCAAGAACACCAGCGTGGTGGAAGGAGCCAACCTCTGTTTGGACCTTCGTCAATTTGGTAAATTGCCATAACCATCCATCCAAAGAAACCGCCAACTTGGTTTCTGGACTTAAATGATATCTCCAGAATCAGAATAGTTGTAACCATGTTTCTACTTGCCAGGGGCCGTGACCATATCCGAGGAGAGGAAGGTTTGCACGGGATCTGAGAAGTTCTTCAAAATGTGTGAATCAAATGAGGTAAAACCCTATCCATAACCATAATTAGATCCAAAATGGACCACAACCTAAATGTTAGGTTCagcaataattatactttaatataattataaaacaatactgGAGGACATCTGACTTAATTAAGGACATAATTAATTTGACATCTCTCCTGCCCATTGATTCATCCAAATGCttgagcaaaaacaacagctgtaacaatcatggcatatcaggtattcaataataacaattaaggtcggaactcaaattggaaattaaacaaacaagcctccattcggcaagacaattccataatcaagccaAAAGAGCGTCACCATTGACCACAACATGcgaaggttgttggatagccatCACGCTGCATCAGAAAATTTCTtgagcgtccttctaggtctgcattctggggtaaaggtcagacCTATCTTCTAGTAAACAGTCCTCAGAACTCATGTTATGATGCCGGCCCTAGACATATTGAAGAAGCTCttatacaatatatatgtaatagtattacagaataactaAACTGCGACC
This region of Stigmatopora nigra isolate UIUO_SnigA chromosome 6, RoL_Snig_1.1, whole genome shotgun sequence genomic DNA includes:
- the gpm6ab gene encoding glycoprotein M6Ab; protein product: MEENMDESQSQKGCKECCERCVGSLPWASLIATVLLFMGVALFCGCGHEALSGTVTILQNYFEVIRAPGQTLDVFTIIDILKYIIYGLAAGFFVFGVLLLVEAFFTTGAIRDLYGEFKITACGRCLTAFLMFLAYLFFLVWLGVTAFTSLPVFMYFNVWSMCKNTSVVEGANLCLDLRQFGAVTISEERKVCTGSEKFFKMCESNELDLTFHLFVCALAGAGAAVIAMVHFLMALAANWGYLKDASRMQKYEDIKSKEEQELHDIHSTRSKERLNAYT